The Pseudoalteromonas translucida KMM 520 genome segment CATGATCAAGTACCCGCCAACGCCTAACAATACTCAGCTCGATGCCTAAGTTACGTCCGGCTTCTATAACGGTTACTTCACGGCCACGCTCAGCTAAAAATTCGGCTAACTCTAAACCTACTAAGCCACCGCCAACAATAGTGACGCGCTTGCCAAGTGGCATCCATAAATGCGATAAGCGTTGTAATTTATCTACGTTTTTTGTTAAGCCAAGGGCGTTGCCGGCTCCTAACATTAAGCGCTGTAGCGCAGTTAACTTATTACTGGTGTAGGTACTTACTTCGCCGGTAAGTAACTGTCTAAGTTGTTCGCCAGACCAAACGTGGCTTAACTCACAACCCTGTATATCGGGCATGCCACGGCTAGCGCCGGTTGCTACAAACACTTCATCGGCATTTAGTGTACTAATTAATTTAGGAGTCGCTGTGGTATTGAGTTTTACTATAACCTTAGATTGCGCTAGTTGCCTTAAATGGTAGTCGAGTAACTTGCCATTTTCGGGGTAGGCCAGCGCTGCAAAAAATAATGTGCCGCCTAAGCGTTTACTGCGCTCTAACAAGGTTACTTTATGGCCTCGTTCACTGGCGGTTACAGCAGCTTCTATGCCAGCAGGCCCGCCACCAATTACCACAATATGTTTGGGCTTATCGGTCATTATTACTTTTAGTTCAAACTCTTTACCTGTTGCCGCATTAACTGCACATTTAACCCGCTGGTTAATAAATACTTGGCTTACGCATACATAGCAATAAATACAGGGACGAATATCAGCTTCACGATCTGCGGTGAGTTTATTAGGAAGTTCAGGGTCGGCTAATAATTTACGTCCCATTGCAATAAAATCACACTTACCGCTGGCAATAGCTGCATCGGCAATATCGGGCTCTAAGCGGCCAACGGCAATTACCGGTATAGATACTTCTTTCTTCACTGCAGCAGCCCAATCTAAAAAGCCTGCTGGTTTATGTACTAGCGGCGCGGCGGTAAATGCAGAGCCTGTGGTTAAGGTAGCATAAGCAGAAATACTAACGGCATTTACACTCGCTTGTTCAACCATTTTGCTCACTGCAATACAGTCCTCAAGGGTAATACCGCCAGGGGTGTTGAGTTCGTGCGCGTCTAGGCGTACCCACAATGGAAAATCTTGACCAACACGTTCGCGTATTGCTGCTATTACCTCGAGCAATAAACGTGCGCGGTTTTCAATACTGCCGCCATACTCGTCATCGCGTTTATTATAGTAGCTTGATAAAAAGCCCGCCAAAATATACGAGTGCGCGCTGTGCAGTTCAATCGCGTCAAAACCCGCTTGCTGGGCACGTTTTGCCGCTGCGGCAAACCATTCCACCATTTGGACAATATCGGCTTTTTCCATTACTTTTATGGTGATGGGTTTATCTGCTGGAGGTCTAACAAAGGTACTTAATTCTGTTGGTGTTACCGCTTGCATAATATCGCTTTGTGGTGGCGCAGGGGGTAGTGAAGGCACCCAAAGCTCGCGGCCTTCTGCTAAATCGCGTACTGCCGTTTTACCAGCATGCTGTAATTGCACCGCAATTTTTGCACCATGCTTATGCACCCGCTCGGTAAGTGCTTTTAATCCAGGAATAAACTCATCTTTAGAAATACCCACCTGATAAGGTTCGGCAGTTCCTGCGGGAAACGCAATAGCAATAGATCCCATAGTAATAAGGCCCACACCGCCTTTTGCTCTGGCTTCATAAAAAGCTTGAATACGCTCACTACAATGGCCATCAGGGTCCGCATAATTAGAGCCCATTGGCGCCATCATAATGCGGTTACGCAGCGTTAGGCCGCCTACTTTCCCTGGTTTAAGCAAGTGCTGATAATGTGACATAGATTATTACCTCTTATTATTTATGTTTTTTGAGGTGCTGTATTAGCCGTGTTTTAAAAAATCAATACAGCTGCTGTTAAACAGGCGTTGATGTTCTACTTGTACCCAATGACCACAACGATTAAGCATAATAAAGCGCGCTGTTGGTACGTTATCCAAAATTTTATGCATGCCTTGATGTGGATTAAATTTATCGTTAGTGCCCCAGAAGCCAAGCACTGGGCAGTTAAGCTCGCCAAGGCGTTCGGTCATGTTTGGCACCATCATAGTGCTAAATAAATTAGCGGGTTGAGTTACTGCCACTGCAGCGCGCTCTGCTAATATATCATCAGAAAGTACAGCTGAATCAAAAAGTTGTAACGACATAACTTCGCGCATTTGATCAACTCCCATAGGGCCGCGGCTGTATACTTCTACCATACGCACTATACCTTCCATCTCAAAGTAAGTTTCGCGCTCTTCAACACCACCCGGGGCCATTAAAATTAGGCGCTCTACCGTATCGGGATAATCAAGTGCTTGGCCCAGCGCAATAGCGCCGCCTAAAGAGTTACCTAATAAAGTCACCTTAGGCAAATCAAGAGCGTTAATAAAACCATTTAGTGCTGTGACAAAAAAAGCTAAATCGTAATTAACGTCATCAGGTTTATCTGAGCGGCCAAAACCAGGTAAGTCGAGCACAATATTACGATAGCCCGCATCAGCAAATTCAGGATAATTGCCTTTAAAGTTACTAAAACCACTTGCTCCTGGGCCACTACCATGAAGCCAAATAACAATAGGGCCTTGGCCTTGCTCTAAATAATGTAATTTCAGGCCGCTTTCTAGGGTAACAAAGTGTCCCAGTGGTAACGGTAAATCCTGTGTTTGCTCTGGATTAGTTGTTTGCTGATTCAAAACTCTTACTCCTAATTTTGCCTTGCTAACAAGGTAATGAACGCTCACCACCTCTGCTTATTTATATAGTTTTCCTACTCAATACTGCGTTGCTCGTTTGCTTAAAACATCGTCCATTTAGACCAGTGTTTTGTTTGTGCAGTTTAGTCTTATTGGACGATGCTGGTTTTTATTACATATCCCAGTATGAATTGGAAAATTAATATTGGTGCGACTGCAAATGTTGCTCTAGATACGCCAAATTGGCTTGAGAAAAGCAAGGGGATAAAAATGAAACATCAGGATCAAGTTGTGCTAGTAACAGGTGCAGGGCAAGGCATAGGCCAATCAATAGTAAGTTATTTTGCTGCTGCAGGGGCTAATGTCGCTGCGGTAGATATTAACGCCGACACATTAAATGCCAGCGTTAATGAATTAAATGCAAACGTTGCCGGCAACATTGTGGCTATTACTGCCAACATAGCAAAAAGCGACTCAGTACGTGATGCCATTGCCGCTGTAGTGGAAAAATTTGGCCGACTCGATGCCATTATTAATGTGGCTGGTGTGGGCTCTATTGATGCGTTTGTTGATACCCCAGATGAGCACTGGGACAAAGTGATTGCAGTTAACTTAACCGGTACTTTTTTATG includes the following:
- a CDS encoding alpha/beta fold hydrolase, giving the protein MNQQTTNPEQTQDLPLPLGHFVTLESGLKLHYLEQGQGPIVIWLHGSGPGASGFSNFKGNYPEFADAGYRNIVLDLPGFGRSDKPDDVNYDLAFFVTALNGFINALDLPKVTLLGNSLGGAIALGQALDYPDTVERLILMAPGGVEERETYFEMEGIVRMVEVYSRGPMGVDQMREVMSLQLFDSAVLSDDILAERAAVAVTQPANLFSTMMVPNMTERLGELNCPVLGFWGTNDKFNPHQGMHKILDNVPTARFIMLNRCGHWVQVEHQRLFNSSCIDFLKHG
- a CDS encoding FAD-dependent oxidoreductase produces the protein MSHYQHLLKPGKVGGLTLRNRIMMAPMGSNYADPDGHCSERIQAFYEARAKGGVGLITMGSIAIAFPAGTAEPYQVGISKDEFIPGLKALTERVHKHGAKIAVQLQHAGKTAVRDLAEGRELWVPSLPPAPPQSDIMQAVTPTELSTFVRPPADKPITIKVMEKADIVQMVEWFAAAAKRAQQAGFDAIELHSAHSYILAGFLSSYYNKRDDEYGGSIENRARLLLEVIAAIRERVGQDFPLWVRLDAHELNTPGGITLEDCIAVSKMVEQASVNAVSISAYATLTTGSAFTAAPLVHKPAGFLDWAAAVKKEVSIPVIAVGRLEPDIADAAIASGKCDFIAMGRKLLADPELPNKLTADREADIRPCIYCYVCVSQVFINQRVKCAVNAATGKEFELKVIMTDKPKHIVVIGGGPAGIEAAVTASERGHKVTLLERSKRLGGTLFFAALAYPENGKLLDYHLRQLAQSKVIVKLNTTATPKLISTLNADEVFVATGASRGMPDIQGCELSHVWSGEQLRQLLTGEVSTYTSNKLTALQRLMLGAGNALGLTKNVDKLQRLSHLWMPLGKRVTIVGGGLVGLELAEFLAERGREVTVIEAGRNLGIELSIVRRWRVLDHVRQLGVTLITQADVTAIDTHAVHYKVDEQPRSCLADTVVMATGITTDNSLTNSLIAAGHTVKDIGDCNDVAYIEGAISAGYKAGLSC